Proteins encoded by one window of Chaetodon trifascialis isolate fChaTrf1 chromosome 15, fChaTrf1.hap1, whole genome shotgun sequence:
- the LOC139343192 gene encoding early endosome antigen 1 — MRSSRSLSRLDQRSARDDSGAVPSSQVNEGQTTEKKARSCDQLFSSKEQIRGNEDQCHGDNAETMKTSSPSEPLESSPSLVSTAECHRQCNKVKKQTRDGVYTLCAMTSGMRHNWVQAVLKNVRPSLTPDITCSLPEQTTQQKSQQTDSQLAEGPVETGHSNSFLQKDKISDCAEETQRQQKEQELKLQPEREQSSDDENSAAAMISFSLLSSPISPSASHAPSPISPPQEVEEGEGVTNASSCIEGAGSDSSTSTTMLSNDGRFDEHPNVPSETEQQVKTTPQSEEQQVSINISCECMKVKEKLPCEQHTGQLVKELEQTQKELSRLQQLNSNLQEELQQKRESHSGARVHPQNDLSKSSEQTLALQRLQKMNHDLRFELEAQKRSQEEAREAELRRRVDLLAQQAQLLVTGDATALAQAHLEQDRRQFQELQMEWERCMASLKSQLNISEERRKEAESRFSQLQQELQSFCSVQEEAGRLQQHLQELTTQLHANEEAQAQKEARLQKHLMLLQASQDRERRSLTVSLAQAEQQSRELQERLDRAEQQVGSLNKTQTWTREIEKAQQQLQEELACTVSAVQKLQEEREQLDRRCQELQNQLFEADGEVSRLQTRLKTDETHYYNLEHSYETVCEELQLALGKVQQKESEMQDIREGYDRLLDRKEQELSEVLLKMEVLGNSLEETEVKLNEVLKVCTCASSQVKGESSDPAQQNDRQQEATDLFTVNDNRPKATDSAQLSNSSNVVEPAQARSRSIDSSYQSIVAAGDDPERFMSVIQTLENKLYATEEKLRDIMQRLEEHQSHITCQDPHLCSQLTRSRATAQHLSLLLHSQAKQSQRFAQETENRCRMLVGRFQVALNIIQACRERLQATPINISDFEKQLATVAACLQQGEKDAEKHQHESRNASKGEDKILNDETLAGAESNFGAKSKLTNASPPEDDMESVGRCLMKELFVVEKMVSVLQSQHGSEQLSLIPREDEGNVAHRYKSIISQRIALKTEDRTQSGRAECDNNERAISKVCAEAELIYAALKFQQQYESMTQINNEEVGHQRKGLADVSPPELAPYEEQVQVNDRGLEGAAKPAEKDDSNVIKVEAEKASDWLERLTSQLQRRAKCLRQLCQDISDGSEAECSMNENWENASAADLNWMHEQAKLIYLSHRLNLDLEQELQQRETLQDKLQALCKEQAITLKDEQEAFNHTLCQLQEDNSVLREELELAEQKIISVENGNQRLLEDIRKIEDYHEERMKKLETEFQEKIRGLQQIHEEEMKHLHGYYTKSCASKEKQTKTCTEAPAFTVSASSLPDQTVMEGKTAEELRNRMMGGDAAAMREAYLKDLEKLETSCAEGFTAMEEVHRKLIGDLQQQHQKEVAALLKEKDHLLQEETAATMAAIVAMRRAHKQELEKSRQSQHIKESADVTQLHIQHEKEIQLLHKELEALSVQHAQKCLETSQLKQELQDERQSFMQCQEENQELKKKQRETESELHFSLNGKQPLVAPQVNDFYEMEVILRAREAEMQFLRQEARSLREELKIARMDKIYAQNKLKAFYTNSQDEPGHDVNKLCEDFKFATWSPGRDASGQSLEDTVINTGNAAFLKKTDKSSLTRQIRGVRSKSLKEGLSVQERMKLFESF, encoded by the exons ATGAGGAGCAGCCGCTCTCTCAGCAGACTCGACCAAAGATCCGCTAGAGACG ATTCAGGTGCAGTCCCAAGTTCACAAGTCAATGAAGGACAAACCACAGAAAAGAAAGCCCGGAGTTGTGATCAGCTGTTCTCCTCCAAGGAGCAAATcag AGGTAACGAAGACCAGTGTCATGGTGATAATGCTGagacaatgaaaacaagcagcCCCTCTGAGCCGCTGGAGTCTTCCCCCTCTCTGGTTTCCACAGCTGAATGTCATCGTCAGTGCAACAAAGTAAAGAAACAG ACCAGAGACGGGGTGTACACACTCTGTGCTATGACCTCTGGGATGAGACACAACTGGGTCCAAGCAGTTTTGAAGAATGTGAGGCCCAGTCTTACACCTGACATCACATG CTCCCTCCCAGAGCAGACCACTCAACAGAAATCACAGCAAACAGACTCACAGTTGGCTGAGGGTCCGGTGGAAACTGGACACTCAAACAGCTTTTTGCAAAAGGACAAAATCAGTGACTGTGCAGAGGAAACTCAAAGACAGCAGAAAGAACAGGAGCTCAAactgcagccagagagagagcagagttcTGATGATgaaaactctgcagcagctatgatctccttctctcttctgtcctcccCCATCTCCCCCTCCGCCTCGCATGCTCCATCTCCCATCAGTCCTccacaggaggtggaggagggcgaAG GTGTGACAAATGCGTCGTCATGCATTGAAGGAGCCGGAAGTGACAGCTCCACTTCCACAACAATGCTGTCAAATGATGGGCGTTTTGATGAACATCCAAACGTGCCGAGTGAAACTGAGCAGCAAGTTAAAACCACACCCCAGAGTGAGGAGCAACAAGTGTCAATAAACATCAGCTGTGAGTGCATGAAGGTGAAGGAAAAGCTGCCCTGTGAGCAGCACACTGGGCAACTTGTCAAAGAG ctggaacaaacacagaaggaaCTGTCTCGACTCCAGCAGTTAAACAGCAATCTGCAGGAAGAGCTACAACAAAAGAGGGAGAGTCATTCAGGGGCAAGGGTTCATCCACAG AATGATCTTTCAAAGTCATCAGAACAAACGTTGGCTTTACAGCGACTGCAGAAGATGAACCATGACCTCCGCTTTGAGCTGGAGGCTCAGAAGAGGAGTCAGGAGGAGGCCAGAGAAGCTGAACTACGGCGAAGAGTAGATCTCTTAGCTCAGCAAGCACAGTTACTGGTCACAGGTGATGCAACAGCACTTGCGCAAGCCCATCTAGAGCAAGATCGACGGCAGTTTCAGGAGCTACAAATGGAGTGGGAACGTTGCATGGCCTCCCTGAAGTCCCAGCTGAATATCAGTGAGGAGCGGAGGAAAGAGGCTGAGTCGCGCttcagtcagctgcagcaggagttgCAGAGTTTCTGCAGTGTCCAGGAGGAGGCTGGTCGCTTGCAGCAACATCTCCAAGAGTTGACAACTCAGCTTCATGCCAATGAAGAAGCACAGGCTCAAAAGGAAGCTCGCTTGCAGAAGCATCTCATGCTCCTTCAAGCCAGTCAGGACAGAGAACGGAGGAGCTTGACCGTTAGCCTGGCACAGGCAGAACAACAGTCACGAGAGCTCCAGGAGAGACTGGATAGGGCTGAACAGCAAGTGGGGAGCCTAAATAAGACTCAGACCTGGACCAGGGAAATTGAGAAGGCTCAACAACAACTTCAAGAGGAGCTAGCATGTACGGTGTCTGCTGTGCAGAAACTtcaagaggagagggagcagctTGACCGCCGCTGTCAGGAGCTGCAGAACCAGTTATTTGAGGCAGATGGGGAGGTGAGCAGGCTGCAAACCCGCTTGAAAACAGATGAGACTCACTACTACAATCTTGAGCATTCATATGAGACAGTTTGTGAGGAACTGCAGCTGGCCTTAGGAAAGGTGCAGCAGAAGGAGTCTGAAATGCAGGATATACGAGAAGGCTACGACAGACTCCTGgacaggaaggagcaggagctgaGTGAGGTTTTGCTGAAGATGGAAGTCTTAGGTAATAGCCTGGAGGAGACAGAAGTTAAGTTGAATGAGGTGTTGAAAGTCTGCACCTGTGCCTCCTCTCAGGTGAAGGGTGAATCGTCAGACCCTGCTCAGCAAAATGACAGACAGCAAGAGGCAACTGATCTTTTCACCGTAAATGACAACAGGCCAAAGGCAACAGACAGTGCACAGTTGTCTAACAGCTCAAATGTCGTGGAACCTGCACAAGCCCGTTCTCGCTCTATTGACTCATCATATCAGAGCATTGTCGCTGCAGGGGATGACCCAGAAAGGTTTATGTCTGTGATCCAGACACTTGAAAACAAGCTTTATGCAACAGAGGAGAAGTTAAGGGACATCATGCAAAGACTGGAAGAGCATCAGAGTCACATCACCTGCCAGGACCCCCACCTTTGCTCCCAGCTCACGAGGAGCCGAGCAACAGCTCAGCACCTCAGTCTGCTGCTTCACAGTCAGGCCAAGCAGAGCCAGCGCTTTGCCCAGGAAACAGAAAACCGCTGCAGGATGTTGGTTGGTAGATTTCAGGTCGCTCTGAACATCATACAAGCCTGCAGGGAGAGGCTTCAAGCCACTCCAATTAATATTTCAGACTTTGAGAAGCAACTAGCCACTGTCGCTGCCTGCCTTCAGCAAGGAGAGAAAGATGCAGAGAAACACCAGCATGAGTCACGTAATGCCAGCAAAGGAGAAGACAAGATCCTCAATGATGAGACATTAGCTGGAGCTGAGAGCAACTTTGGTGCTAAAAGTAAACTCACTAATGCATCACCCCCAGAGGATGATATGGAAAGTGTTGGGAGGTGTTTAATGAAGGAACTGTTTGTAGTAGAAAAAAtggtgtctgtgctgcagagtcAACATGGCAGTGAACAATTGTCCTTAATACCAAGAGAGGATGAGGGGAATGTAGCACACAGGTACAAAAGCATAATCTCCCAAAGAATAGCCCTGAAAACAGAAGACAGGACTCAGTCTGGGAGAGCAGAATGTGACAACAATGAAAGGGCAATCAGTAAAGTCTGTGCTGAAGCGGAGCTCATTTATGCGGCCTTAAAATTTCAGCAGCAATATGAGAGCATGactcaaataaataatgaagaaGTGGGGCATCAAAGGAAGGGTCTGGCAGATGTCAGTCCCCCGGAGTTGGCTCCTTATGAGGAGCAAGTGCAGGTAAATGACAGAGGTTTAGAGGGAGCTGCAAAACCAGCTGAAAAGGATGACTCCAATGTTATAAAGGTAGAGGCAGAGAAAGCATCAGACTGGTTAGAGAGACTTACATCCCAGCTGCAAAGAAGGGCTAAATGCTTACGCCAGCTCTGCCAGGACATTTCTGATGGCAGTGAGGCAGAGTGTAGTATGAACGAGAACTGGGAAAATGCCTCTGCAGCTGACTTAAATTGGATGCATGAGCAAGCAAAGTtgatttatttgtcacacaggCTGAACTTGGATTTAGAACAGGAGCTGCAGCAACGTGAGACATTACAGGACAAACTTCAAGCTTTGTGCAAAGAGCAGGCTATCACTTTAAAGGACGAGCAGGAGGCTTTTAATCACACCCTATGTCAGCTTCAGGAGGACAACAGTGTATTAAGAGAAGAACTAGAGCTGGCTGAGCAAAAGATAATATCTGTTGAGAATGGGAACCAGAGGCTGCTGGAAGACATACGGAAAATTGAGGATTATCATGAGGAACGGATgaaaaaactggaaacagaatTTCAAGAGAAGATAAGGGGACTGCAACAGATCcatgaagaggagatgaaacaCTTGCATGGTTACTACACCAAGTCCTGTGCTTCCAAAGAGAAACAGACCAAAACCTGCACAGAGGCACCTGCTTTCACTGTGAGTGCCTCCTCCCTGCCAGACCAGACTGTGATGgagggaaaaacagcagaggagctcAGGAACCGAATGATGGGAGGTGATGCAGCAGCCATGAGAGAGGCTTACCTGAAAGATCTAGAAAAACTTGAG ACATCTTGTGCTGAAGGCTTCACTGCTATGGAGGAGGTGCACAGGAAGCTGATTGGTGacctacagcagcagcatcagaagGAGGTGGCAGCACTTCTGAAGGAGAAAGACCACCTGCTGCAGGAAGAAACAGCTGCCACAATGGCGG CCATTGTAGCCATGAGGAGAGCCCATaagcaggagctggagaaaaGCAGACAGTCTCAGCACATCAAGGAGAGTGCTGATGTCACACAACTGCACATCCAACACGA GAAGGAGATCCAGTTGTTGCATAAGGAGCTCGAGGCGTTGTCAGTTCAGCACGCTCAGAAATGCCTAGAAACCTCTCAGCTGAAGCAGGAGCTGCAAGATGAGAGGCAGTCCTTCATGCAGTGCCAAGAGGAAAACCAGGAGCTCAAAAAGAAGCAG agagaaacagagtcTGAGCTACATTTCTCACTAAATGGGAAACAGCCACTTGTTGCCCCTCAGGTAAACGACTTCTATGAGATGGAG GTGATCCTGCGGGCGAGGGAGGCAGAGATGCAGTTTCTTAGACAGGAGGCTCGTTCTCTCAGGGAGGAGTTGAAGATTGCTCGGATG gaCAAGATATATGCCCAGAACAAGCTGAAGGCCTTCTACACGAACAGCCAGGATGAGCCCGGTCATGATGTCAACAAACTCTGTGAAGATTTCAAATTCGCCACTTGGTCTCCGGGCAGAGACGCCTCAGGACAGAGCCTTG AGGACACTGTGATAAACACAGGTAACGCTGCTTTTttgaagaaaacagacaaatcaTCCCTCACACGTCAGATCAGAGGAGTGAGATCAAAG AGTTTAAAAGAAGGCCTTTCTGTCCAAGAAAGAATGAAGCTGTTTGAGTCATTCTGA